From Coturnix japonica isolate 7356 chromosome 1, Coturnix japonica 2.1, whole genome shotgun sequence, the proteins below share one genomic window:
- the ADAMTS1 gene encoding A disintegrin and metalloproteinase with thrombospondin motifs 1 — protein MRTGARPPPPVLAALLGLLGLCSAQRPAARQAMVLPRRLGAAGGRERFRLEAFGERLTLELEPDSSFLAPDFTLQYLGGPPPPSSSSPPPGDDLARCFYSGTVNRDPGSAAALSLCSGMRGAFSLRGREYLIQPAPGAAGHRLGPHVLRLRGPRAPAASRCAVTEPGAGAEAAGPEPDPSGHAETRSKRKKRFVSSPRYVETMLVADQSMAEFHGSGLKHYLLTLLSVAAKLYKHPSIRNSISLVVVKIMVIYEERKGPDISSNAALTLRNFCSWQKQHNPPSDRHAEHYDTAILFTRQDLCGAKTCDTLGMADVGTVCDLNRSCSIIEDDGLQAAFTTAHELGHVFNMPHDDAKQCAGINGISRDFHMMASMLSNLDRSQPWSPCSAYMITTFLDNSHGECLLDKPHRPIQLPSDLPGTLYDANRQCQFTFGDESKHCPDAASTCTTLWCTGTSGGLLVCQTKHFPWADGTSCGEGKWCMNGKCVNKTEKKHYDTPVHGSWGSWGAWGECSRSCGGGVQYSFRECDNPVPRNGGKYCEGKRVQYRSCNIEDCPDNNGKTFREEQCEKHNEFSKSAFGSGPAVEWTPKYAGVSPKDRCKLVCRAKGTGYFFVLQPKVVDGTPCSPDSTSVCVQGQCVKAGCDRMIGSNKKFDKCGICGGNGSTCKKVSGTLVRAKPGYHDVVTIPAGATNIEVKQRNHRGARHDGSFLAIKAADGTYVLNGDYTLSTLEQDITYKGSVLRYSGSSAALERIRSFSPLKEPLTIQVLTVGDLPQPKIKFTYFVKKPAQPASEKVPSKKKESFNAIKEIISSEWVIEEWGECSKSCGSGWQRRAVECRDPRGWPATDCARELKPSDIRPCADIPCPQWQLGDWSACSKTCGKGFKKRLLKCISYDGGVLPQESCEPSKKPKHLIDFCNVTDCS, from the exons ATGAGGACCggcgcccgcccgccgccgcccgtGCTGGCCGCGCTGCTGGGGCTGTTGGGGCTGTGCAGCGCTCagcgccccgccgcccgccaGGCCATGGTACTGCCGCGCCGCCTGGGCGCTGCCGGCGGCCGGGAACGCTTCCGCCTGGAGGCCTTCGGGGAACGACTGACTCTGGAGCTGGAGCCCGACAGCAGCTTCCTGGCCCCGGACTTCACCCTGCAGTACCTGGGCGGGCCGCCgccgccctcctcctcctctccgcCGCCGGGAGACGACCTCGCCCGTTGCTTCTACTCCGGCACCGTCAACCGGGACCCCGGTTCGGCCGCCGCCCTCAGCCTGTGCTCGGGGATGCGCGGTGCATTCTCGTTGCGGGGCCGCGAGTACCTCATTCAACCCGCTCCCGGAGCCGCGGGGCACCGCCTCGGCCCCCACGTCCTCCGCCTCCGCGGGCCCCGCGCTCCCGCCGCATCCCGCTGCGCCGTGACCGAGCCGGGGGCGGGGGCCgaggcggcggggccggagCCGGATCCCTCGGGACACGCAG aaacgagaagcaaaaggaaaaaaagattcgTCTCCAGCCCCCGCTACGTGGAGACCATGCTGGTGGCCGACCAGTCGATGGCCGAGTTCCACGGCAGCGGACTGAAGCACTACCTCCTGACGCTGCTCTCGGTGGCGGCCAAGCTCTACAAGCACCCCAGCATCCGTAACTCTATCAGCCTGGTGGTGGTGAAGATCATGGTCATTTACGAGGAGCGCAAAGGACCCGACATCTCCTCTAACGCCGCCCTGACTCTACGCAACttctgcagctggcagaagcagcacaacCCGCCCAGCGACCGGCACGCCGAGCACTATGACACTGCCATCCTCTTCACCAGGCAG GACCTCTGTGGTGCCAAGACATGTGATACTCTTGGGATGGCCGATGTGGGAACCGTTTGTGATCTAAACCGCAGTTGCTCTATCATAGAGGACGACGGCTTGCAGGCTGCCTTCACAACAGCCCACGAGCTAG gccACGTGTTTAACATGCCTCATGATGATGCAAAGCAGTGTGCTGGCATTAATGGAATAAGCCGGGATTTCCACATGATGGCATCCATGCTTTCCAACCTGGATCGCAGCCAGCCCTGGTCTCCATGTAGTGCCTACATGATTACAACATTTTTGGATAACAGTCATG GTGAGTGTTTGTTGGACAAGCCCCACAGACCGATCCAGCTTCCTTCTGACCTTCCCGGCACGCTGTATGATGCCAACAGACAGTGCCAGTTCACTTTTGGAGATGAATCCAAGCACTGCCCTGATGCAGCCAGTACGTGCACAACTCTGTGGTGTACCGGCACTTCAGGAGGACTGCTCGTCTGCCAAACCAAACACTTCCCTTGGGCGGATGGTACCAGTTGTGGGGAAGGGAAATGGTGCATGAATGGCAAGTGTGTgaataaaactgagaagaaGCATTATGAT ACCCCGGTGCATGGCAGCTGGGGGTCCTGGGGAGCATGGGGAGAGTGCTCCCGGAGCTGCGGTGGCGGTGTGCAGTACTCTTTCAGGGAGTGTGATAACCCTGTGCCGAGGAATGGGGGGAAGTACTGTGAGGGGAAGCGGGTGCAGTACAGGTCGTGTAACATCGAGGACTGTCCAGATAACAATG gcaaAACCTTTAGAGAGGAACAATGTGAGAAGCACAACGAGTTTTCCAAGTCTGCCTTTGGAAGCGGACCTGCAGTGGAGTGGACACCCAAGTATGCTGGTGTCTCTCCAAAGGATAGATGCAAACTGGTCTGCAGAGCAAAAGGAACAGGATATTTCTTCGTTTTACAGCCAAAG GTTGTGGATGGCACCCCGTGTAGCCCTGACTCCACCTCTGTGTGCGTCCAGGGACAGTGCGTGAAGGCTGGCTGTGACCGGATGATAGGCTCCAATAAGAAGTTTGACAAATGCGGGATCTGCGGTGGCAATGGATCCACTTGCAAAAAAGTGTCAGGCACACTTGTTAGAGCAAA ACCGGGCTATCATGATGTGGTCACCATTCCAGCTGGGGCAACCAATATCGAGGTGAAGCAGAGGAACCACAGAGGTGCCAGGCATGACGGCAGCTTCCTGGCCATCAAAGCTGCAGATGGCACCTATGTCCTCAATGGCGATTACACCCTGTCAACCTTGGAGCAGGACATCACCTACAAGGGCAGCGTGCTGAGATATAGCGGCTCCTCTGCCGCTCTGGAGAGGATCCGCAGTTTCAGCCCTCTAAAAGAGCCTCTGACCATCCAAGTCCTCACAGTGGGGGACCTGCCACAGCCCAAGATCAAGTTCACCTATTTTGTGAAGAAGCCTGCTCAGCCTGCGTCAGAGAAGGTGCCCAGTAAAAAGAAAGAGTCCTTCAATGCCATCAAGGAGATCATCTCCTCTGAGTGGGTCATTGAGGAGTGGGGCGAGTGCTCCAAGTCGTGTGGCTCGGGTTGGCAGCGACGGGCAGTGGAGTGTCGGGACCCCCGGGGGTGGCCAGCCACTGACTGTGCCCGGGAGCTGAAGCCCAGTGATATCCGTCCCTGTGCTGATATTCCCTGCCCACAGTGGCAGCTGGGGGACTGGTCGGCTTGCTCTAAGACATGCGGGAAAGGTTTCAAAAAGAGGTtgttgaaatgtatttcttacGACGGCGGCGTGCTGCCACAAGAAAGCTGTGAGCCTTCCAAGAAACCGAAGCACCTGATAGACTTCTGCAATGTTACGGACTGCAGTTAA